In a genomic window of Columba livia isolate bColLiv1 breed racing homer chromosome 4, bColLiv1.pat.W.v2, whole genome shotgun sequence:
- the ATP6V1B1 gene encoding V-type proton ATPase subunit B, kidney isoform isoform X1, protein MAAAQVQAARAALPAAREHALAVTRDYSSNPRLTYQTVCGVNGPLVVLDNVKFAQYAEIVNFMLPNGTSRSGQVLEVMGSKAIVQVFEGTSGIDAKKTSCEFTGDILRTPVSEDMLGRVFNGSAKPIDSGPPVMAEDFLDINGQPINPHGRIYPEEMIQTGISPIDVMNSIARGQKIPIFSAAGLPHNEIAAQICRQAGLVKKSKDVVDYHEDNFAIVFAAMGVNMETARFFKSDFEENGSMDNVCLFLNLANDPTIERIITPRLALTTAEFLAYQCEKHVLVILTDMSSYAEALREVSAAREEVPGRRGFPGYMYTDLATIYERAGRVEGRNGSITQIPILTMPNDDITHPIPDLTGFITEGQIYVDRQLHNRQIYPPINVLPSLSRLMKSAIGEGMTRKDHGDVSNQLYACYAIGKDVQAMKAVVGEEALSADDLLYLEFLHKFEKQFISQGPYENRSIFESLDIGWQLLRIFPKQLLKRIPENILAEFYPREAKAPDQGPASTAL, encoded by the exons cctACCAGACGGTGTGTGGTGTCAACGGGCCCCTGGTGGTGCTGGACAATGTGAAG TTTGCCCAGTACGCCGAGATCGTGAACTTCATGCTGCCCAACGGCACCAGCCGCAGCGGGCAGGTCCTGGAGGTCATGGGCTCCAAAGCCATCGTCCAG GTGTTTGAAGGGACATCTGGGATCGACGCCAAGAAAACCTCCTGCGAGTTCACCGGGGACATCCTGCGCACCCCGGTTTCCGAGGACATGCTGG GTCGGGTGTTCAACGGATCCGCCAAACCCATCGACAGCGGCCCCCCCGTGATGGCCGAGGACTTTCTGGACATTAACG GCCAGCCCATCAACCCCCACGGCCGCATCTACCCCGAGGAGATGATCCAGACGGGGATCTCGCCCATCGACGTGATGAACAGCATTGCCCGCGGGCAGAAGATCCCCATCTTCTCGGCCGCCGGGCTCCCCCACAACGAG ATCGCGGCGCAGATCTGCCGTCAGGCCGGCCTGGTGAAGAAGTCCAAGGACGTGGTGGACTATCACGAGGACAACTTCGCCATCGTCTTCGCTGCCATGGGG GTGAACATGGAGACGGCTCGTTTCTTCAAGTCGGACTTCGAGGAGAACGGCTCCATGGACAATGTCTGCCTGTTCCTCAACCTGGCCAATGACCCCAC GATCGAGCGGATCATCACCCCCCGGCTGGCGCTCACCACCGCCGAGTTCCTGGCCTACCAGTGCGAGAAGCACGTGCTGGTGATCCTGACCGACATGAGCTCCTACGCCGAGGCGCTGCGGGAG GTCTCAGCCGCACGGGAGGAGGTTCCCGGCCGCCGCGGCTTCCCCGGCTACATGTACACGGACTTGGCCACCATCTACGAGCGCGCGGGGCGCGTGGAGGGCAGGAACGGCTCCATCACCCAGATCCCCATCCTCACCATGCCCAACGACG ACATCACCCACCCCATCCCCGACCTGACGGGTTTCATCACCGAGGGGCAGATCTACGTGGACCGGCAGCTCCACAACAGGCAG ATCTACCCCCCCATCAACGTGCTGCCCTCCCTGTCCCGTCTGATGAAGTCGGCCATCGGGGAGGGCATGACCAGGAAGGACCATGGGGACGTCTCCAACCAGCTG TACGCCTGCTATGCCATCGGGAAGGACGTGCAGGCCATGAAGGCGGTGGTGGGGGAAGAGGCGCTCTCGGCTGATGACCTGCTCTACCTGGAGTTCCTGCACAAGTTCGAGAAGCAATTCATCAGCCAGG GTCCCTATGAGAACCGGAGCATCTTCGAGTCGCTGGACATCGGGTGGCAGCTGCTGCGCATCTTCCCCAAGCAGCTGCTCAAGCGCATCCCCGAGAACATCCTGGCCGAGTTCTACCCGCGGGAGGCCAAGGCGCCCGACCAGGGACCGGCCAGCACCGCGCTGTGA
- the ATP6V1B1 gene encoding V-type proton ATPase subunit B, kidney isoform isoform X2, with the protein MLPNGTSRSGQVLEVMGSKAIVQVFEGTSGIDAKKTSCEFTGDILRTPVSEDMLGRVFNGSAKPIDSGPPVMAEDFLDINGQPINPHGRIYPEEMIQTGISPIDVMNSIARGQKIPIFSAAGLPHNEIAAQICRQAGLVKKSKDVVDYHEDNFAIVFAAMGVNMETARFFKSDFEENGSMDNVCLFLNLANDPTIERIITPRLALTTAEFLAYQCEKHVLVILTDMSSYAEALREVSAAREEVPGRRGFPGYMYTDLATIYERAGRVEGRNGSITQIPILTMPNDDITHPIPDLTGFITEGQIYVDRQLHNRQIYPPINVLPSLSRLMKSAIGEGMTRKDHGDVSNQLYACYAIGKDVQAMKAVVGEEALSADDLLYLEFLHKFEKQFISQGPYENRSIFESLDIGWQLLRIFPKQLLKRIPENILAEFYPREAKAPDQGPASTAL; encoded by the exons ATGCTGCCCAACGGCACCAGCCGCAGCGGGCAGGTCCTGGAGGTCATGGGCTCCAAAGCCATCGTCCAG GTGTTTGAAGGGACATCTGGGATCGACGCCAAGAAAACCTCCTGCGAGTTCACCGGGGACATCCTGCGCACCCCGGTTTCCGAGGACATGCTGG GTCGGGTGTTCAACGGATCCGCCAAACCCATCGACAGCGGCCCCCCCGTGATGGCCGAGGACTTTCTGGACATTAACG GCCAGCCCATCAACCCCCACGGCCGCATCTACCCCGAGGAGATGATCCAGACGGGGATCTCGCCCATCGACGTGATGAACAGCATTGCCCGCGGGCAGAAGATCCCCATCTTCTCGGCCGCCGGGCTCCCCCACAACGAG ATCGCGGCGCAGATCTGCCGTCAGGCCGGCCTGGTGAAGAAGTCCAAGGACGTGGTGGACTATCACGAGGACAACTTCGCCATCGTCTTCGCTGCCATGGGG GTGAACATGGAGACGGCTCGTTTCTTCAAGTCGGACTTCGAGGAGAACGGCTCCATGGACAATGTCTGCCTGTTCCTCAACCTGGCCAATGACCCCAC GATCGAGCGGATCATCACCCCCCGGCTGGCGCTCACCACCGCCGAGTTCCTGGCCTACCAGTGCGAGAAGCACGTGCTGGTGATCCTGACCGACATGAGCTCCTACGCCGAGGCGCTGCGGGAG GTCTCAGCCGCACGGGAGGAGGTTCCCGGCCGCCGCGGCTTCCCCGGCTACATGTACACGGACTTGGCCACCATCTACGAGCGCGCGGGGCGCGTGGAGGGCAGGAACGGCTCCATCACCCAGATCCCCATCCTCACCATGCCCAACGACG ACATCACCCACCCCATCCCCGACCTGACGGGTTTCATCACCGAGGGGCAGATCTACGTGGACCGGCAGCTCCACAACAGGCAG ATCTACCCCCCCATCAACGTGCTGCCCTCCCTGTCCCGTCTGATGAAGTCGGCCATCGGGGAGGGCATGACCAGGAAGGACCATGGGGACGTCTCCAACCAGCTG TACGCCTGCTATGCCATCGGGAAGGACGTGCAGGCCATGAAGGCGGTGGTGGGGGAAGAGGCGCTCTCGGCTGATGACCTGCTCTACCTGGAGTTCCTGCACAAGTTCGAGAAGCAATTCATCAGCCAGG GTCCCTATGAGAACCGGAGCATCTTCGAGTCGCTGGACATCGGGTGGCAGCTGCTGCGCATCTTCCCCAAGCAGCTGCTCAAGCGCATCCCCGAGAACATCCTGGCCGAGTTCTACCCGCGGGAGGCCAAGGCGCCCGACCAGGGACCGGCCAGCACCGCGCTGTGA